From Pontibacter actiniarum, a single genomic window includes:
- a CDS encoding PAS domain-containing protein, giving the protein MEQEPKNDFIDFKFLYDTAPCGLLTIKMNGHIIYTNQTLLKWLGVSEEEIADKKMTDFLDKAGVMYYELFVQPILKMHQEVKEINLNIQTSNGAFSCLFNGVAVDGKAGEGEIIHATIFKVEDRQKYEKELLLKRNKAEEDNKLKSKVLREVSFDQSHLVRAPLANILGLVAILERTIHKDHEAHRLVTMLQQSASKLDNQIRSIVNKTNFNP; this is encoded by the coding sequence ATGGAACAAGAGCCCAAAAACGATTTCATAGATTTCAAGTTCTTATATGATACTGCTCCCTGTGGCCTGTTAACCATTAAGATGAACGGTCACATCATCTATACAAATCAAACTTTGTTAAAGTGGCTTGGAGTCAGTGAGGAAGAAATAGCGGATAAAAAGATGACGGATTTCTTGGATAAAGCAGGCGTCATGTATTATGAGCTTTTCGTGCAGCCTATCCTGAAAATGCACCAGGAAGTAAAGGAGATTAATCTAAATATTCAGACCTCAAACGGCGCTTTCTCTTGTTTGTTTAACGGAGTAGCAGTCGACGGTAAAGCGGGGGAAGGGGAAATCATCCATGCAACTATCTTTAAAGTAGAAGATCGGCAGAAGTATGAAAAAGAGCTTCTACTAAAAAGAAACAAGGCAGAAGAGGACAATAAACTTAAATCTAAAGTTTTACGAGAAGTATCCTTCGATCAGTCTCATCTGGTCCGGGCTCCGTTGGCCAACATTCTGGGCCTTGTTGCTATATTGGAAAGAACGATTCATAAAGACCATGAGGCTCATCGGTTGGTTACCATGCTGCAGCAGAGCGCTTCCAAACTGGACAATCAAATTAGGTCAATTGTAAACAAAACAAATTTTAACCCTTAG
- a CDS encoding alpha/beta fold hydrolase has translation MTDVFKRNNVRTIGQGDRAIIFAHGFGCSQNVWRHLAAVYRTKFKLILFDFVGSGQSDLSAYDSERYSSLDGYAKDVLEILEALNIKDALYIGHSVSTMIGVKAAIAQPSYFSKLIFISPSPCYINDGEYIGGLDREDLGNLLELMDSNYLGWSSFLAPQVMGNSDRPELGEELVANFCATDPDIAKEFARVTFLSDNRADLEKLQTESLTLQCSEDILAPLAVGYYLEKKAKGNTLKILKATGHCPHLSAPEEVIAAISAYINFE, from the coding sequence ATGACAGACGTTTTCAAGCGAAACAATGTCCGCACAATCGGCCAAGGAGATAGAGCAATTATATTTGCCCATGGATTTGGATGCAGCCAAAATGTGTGGCGGCATTTAGCTGCCGTGTATAGGACAAAGTTCAAACTGATCCTTTTTGATTTTGTAGGGTCAGGACAATCTGATTTGAGTGCTTACGACTCTGAAAGGTATAGTTCCTTAGATGGCTACGCAAAAGATGTTCTGGAAATTTTAGAAGCACTGAATATTAAAGACGCGCTTTATATAGGGCATTCTGTAAGTACTATGATAGGAGTGAAAGCGGCAATAGCACAACCTTCTTATTTTAGTAAGTTGATTTTTATTTCTCCTTCTCCATGTTATATAAACGATGGGGAGTATATAGGAGGTTTGGATAGAGAAGATTTAGGCAATCTGTTAGAACTGATGGACAGTAATTACCTGGGCTGGTCAAGCTTTCTGGCGCCGCAGGTTATGGGGAATTCGGACAGACCAGAACTAGGAGAAGAACTGGTGGCAAATTTTTGCGCCACTGATCCGGATATTGCGAAGGAATTTGCCCGTGTGACTTTCCTGTCTGATAATCGAGCCGATTTGGAGAAACTTCAAACTGAGAGCCTTACCCTGCAATGTTCTGAGGATATTCTAGCTCCTTTAGCAGTAGGGTATTACTTGGAGAAGAAAGCGAAAGGTAACACTCTGAAGATCTTGAAAGCTACTGGTCACTGTCCCCACCTGAGTGCTCCGGAAGAAGTGATTGCAGCTATTAGTGCCTATATCAATTTTGAGTAA
- a CDS encoding Crp/Fnr family transcriptional regulator, whose protein sequence is MYSLLEAFLTSRTDIAGDCLKEVCSNFEPLRAKRNEILLPYGTVCQHYYFVNKGCIRLFTINKDGVETTRFFAFEGGFGTALPSFIEQKPAFEYMQAIEKSELLRIAREDFFHLVETIPPFAFIYRQILEQGFITAQKRIYGFQGFDALEKVKWVIEHQPDFLLRVSNKMAASYIGLSPSTLSRVKARL, encoded by the coding sequence ATGTACAGCCTTTTAGAAGCATTTCTGACAAGCAGAACAGACATAGCCGGGGACTGCCTAAAGGAAGTATGTTCCAACTTTGAGCCGCTGAGAGCCAAGCGAAACGAGATTTTACTTCCCTATGGCACTGTTTGCCAGCACTATTATTTTGTGAACAAAGGCTGCATCCGGCTTTTCACTATCAATAAGGATGGGGTGGAGACGACAAGGTTCTTTGCCTTTGAAGGCGGGTTTGGTACTGCCCTACCCAGTTTTATCGAGCAGAAACCCGCCTTTGAGTACATGCAAGCCATCGAAAAATCTGAACTCCTCAGAATTGCCAGAGAGGACTTCTTTCACTTGGTGGAAACAATACCGCCCTTTGCTTTCATATACAGGCAGATTTTAGAACAAGGCTTCATCACCGCCCAAAAGCGAATCTATGGCTTTCAGGGATTTGATGCCTTAGAGAAAGTAAAATGGGTTATTGAGCATCAACCTGACTTTCTTTTGCGGGTGTCCAACAAAATGGCAGCCTCCTACATCGGCCTCTCCCCTTCTACCTTAAGCAGAGTTAAAGCCCGGCTGTAG
- a CDS encoding heme-binding protein, translating to MLYKLQLLLILFIPMLALAQNTRPDSSKRKKSSNQVQSKYTAVAHQLTLEAAIELTSRARAAASSLDKDVSIAILDGSGQLVMLTKGNGVGPHNTEAARRKAYTALSTKTPTLMLARSARANADTQNLANLPELLLLGGGYPIWHNGQVIGGIVVAGGGGPENDHTIAKAASTAATALLIP from the coding sequence ATGCTTTACAAACTGCAGTTGCTCCTCATCCTTTTTATCCCCATGCTCGCTTTGGCCCAGAACACCAGGCCAGATAGCTCTAAACGGAAAAAAAGCTCCAATCAAGTGCAGTCGAAGTATACGGCTGTAGCGCATCAGCTCACATTGGAAGCAGCCATAGAACTAACAAGTAGGGCACGGGCTGCTGCCTCCTCTTTGGATAAGGACGTCAGCATCGCCATACTGGATGGCTCTGGTCAACTGGTTATGCTGACAAAGGGGAATGGCGTGGGACCGCACAACACCGAAGCCGCCAGAAGAAAGGCTTACACGGCGCTCTCCACCAAAACCCCTACCCTCATGTTGGCCCGCAGTGCCAGAGCCAATGCCGACACTCAGAACTTGGCCAACCTTCCGGAGCTGTTGCTGCTTGGCGGCGGATACCCCATCTGGCATAACGGTCAGGTGATAGGAGGTATCGTCGTAGCTGGCGGCGGCGGACCTGAAAACGACCATACCATCGCTAAAGCCGCATCCACAGCAGCAACAGCACTACTTATACCTTAA
- the uraH gene encoding hydroxyisourate hydrolase: protein MKNLALLLLFVLITTVTHAQTSSYQLSSHILDVATGMPAKGVPVQLEKLDETTQQWIQVDEKRTDDNGRIKEFLSTKSPNVGIYRLRFLVADYFKGKQTESFYPFIEVVFQIKDKEHYHVPITLSPYGYATYRGN from the coding sequence ATGAAAAACCTAGCTCTATTACTCCTGTTTGTTCTCATAACGACAGTTACGCATGCCCAAACTTCATCCTACCAGTTGTCGAGCCATATTTTGGATGTGGCCACTGGCATGCCGGCCAAAGGTGTCCCGGTTCAGCTGGAAAAACTGGATGAAACAACCCAGCAGTGGATACAGGTCGATGAAAAGAGAACGGACGACAACGGACGAATCAAGGAATTTCTGTCCACCAAAAGTCCTAACGTGGGCATATACAGGCTTCGCTTTTTAGTAGCTGATTACTTCAAGGGCAAACAAACGGAGAGCTTCTACCCGTTTATTGAAGTGGTCTTCCAAATTAAGGACAAGGAACACTACCATGTTCCCATCACCCTGTCCCCTTACGGCTACGCCACCTACAGAGGAAATTAA